The proteins below are encoded in one region of Oryzias melastigma strain HK-1 linkage group LG9, ASM292280v2, whole genome shotgun sequence:
- the ctu1 gene encoding cytoplasmic tRNA 2-thiolation protein 1 gives MPVSCSSCGEKRAALKRPKTGHSLCKECFFMAFEEEVHQTIVNASLFKSGESVAIAASGGKDSTVLAHVMKVLNERYNYGLELMLISVDEGITGYRDDSLETVKRNQQQYELPLKIVSYEELYGWTMDAIVKQVGLKNNCTFCGVFRRQALDRGALMLKVDKICTGHNADDVAETVLMNVLRGDIARLRRCTAISTASEGEGVVPRCKPLKYAYEKEIVLYAYFKKLDYFSTECIYSPNAYRGHARTFLKDLESIRPSSIIDIIHSGENLSVREGVKMPVQGTCSRCGYISSQALCKSCVLLEGLNRGLPKLGIGKHHRLHGKILSQQPLTEKEERKLKSVEF, from the exons ATGCCTgtttcctgcagcagctgcggTGAGAAGCGGGCTGCGTTGAAACGCCCCAAAACTGGCCACTCGTTGTGTAAAGAGTGTTTCTTTATGGCCTTTGAGGAGGAGGTGCATCAGACCATAGTCAATGCAAGTCTCTTCAAATCTGGTGAAAGTGTAGCTATTGCTGCCTCTGGAGGAAAGGACTCCACTGTGCTTGCACATGTCATGAAGGTCCTGAACGAGCGGTACAACTATGGTCTGGAACTCATGCTCATCTCAGTGGACGAGGGGATCACTGGTTATAGAGATGACTCTTTGGAGACCGTGAAGAGGAATCAGCAGCAGTATGAGCTTCCCCTGAAGATAGTTTCGTATgaagaactgtacggctggactATGGATGCCATAGTGAAGCAGGTGGGATTGAAAAATAACTGCACGTTCTGTGGGGTGTTCAGAAGACAGGCGCTGGACAGGGGAGCCCTCATGCTGAAAGTTGATAAGATATGTACAG GTCACAATGCTGATGACGTAGCAGAGACAGTTTTGATGAACGTCTTGCGAGGTGACATAGCTCGTCTGCGCCGCTGCACTGCTATTTCCACAGCCAGTGAGGGTGAAGGTGTTGTGCCACGATGCAAGCCTCTCAAATACGCTTACGAGAAAGAAATTGTTCTTTACGCCTATTTTAAGAAGCTGGACTACTTTTCCACTGAATGTATCTATTCTCCAAATGCTTATCGAGGACATGCAAGAACCTTTTTGAAGGATCTGGAAAGTATAAGGCCCAGCTCCATTATAGATATCATCCACTCTGGTGAGAACTTGTCTGTGCGAGAGGGGGTGAAGATGCCCGTCCAGGGAACTTGCAGCCGCTGTGGCTACATCTCGAGCCAGGCACTGTGCAAGTCATGTGTTCTGCTGGAGGGACTGAACCGAGGCCTGCCAAAGCTGGGTATAGGCAAGCACCACCGACTGCATGGGAAGATCCTGTCCCAGCAGCCCCTGACTGAGAAGGAGGAGAGAAAACTAAAATCTGTTGAATTTTAA
- the pxnb gene encoding uncharacterized protein pxnb, whose translation MDDLDALLADLESTTSHISKRPVFLPDETPYSIPTGGKSFQDVSAPPPLPPPPSAEALNGTLTDQPNSHHSSQQSLGSAQKSSWSRDSSSSPISHAEEDHVYSFPNKHKTSDSSSAAMTSGLGSNLSELDRLLLELNAVQQSSPSFPTTEEAAPPLPSCSITHFENGGAPEILVSPPSQETSKRNGAKLEESRPTVKSLLDELEGSVPSPSPPARHGDLDTPSQQQARISASCATRELDELMASLSDFKPNSWGALQDPAPSSFPSVSSPVTPVPPSSFSLSHPPASALLSLSAGLELHIDEDGGSGGRLLPRPGRLPAHSPASSLSAASDMDLDSQIDVSASMLASQTKTLLVLSQSAPSNSSLLSNGSSPSNTANLFASSVDTVLDQKVSKSPSLSGERISPSASVGKVSCAAEESACFNDNNFNFYTSLPSRRLTPPDSLPLPVAVSQPSAYSPSKMSSPSPVSSVMVPSPPKFTSTSRQLSPIAQCDTPLTVQQPSLDEALDKLLEMSFSSNHTGEEAHLSMDTCHLHGGVQEELILPMDRSDVQPDTFTGATNTLTDYSLDGGTEGNGDLDWADEELSMSLRDGLDGTMTPYTERLYTDGSMTPLTEASWMDESMTPSSCPGSPDVALDLPLLQTPTIDRVSATGHIKSVIRRTKETPNVHPMYRDGHLRRKMGPIIVNKNSSQDRLIEELQGKLGIARSERRRKQSDDWLTEGVVITSKPQRFRPEGGSTDVDKIVLPPESPLPARRVLPPLSPPASRRPPVVEEPKVQLPLQHPPVPIPPPPPPPACTPPQTTQEPAPAAPLQIKTTPLPQAPIQDPPAPKLEPPPVLNAPTRPPPVEPVQPAAPKVLVSVGCQTEYDPIFPPMQIMAQGKGGAPGGPPTQVNKLDNMLGSLQSDLHKLGVQTVAKGVCGACCKPIVGQVVTAMGRTWHPEHFVCTHCQEEIGSRNFFEREGQPYCEKDYHNLFSPRCYYCNGPILDKVVTALDRTWHPEHFFCAQCGSFFGPEGFHEKDGKAYCRKDYFDMFAPKCGGCARAILENYISALNCLWHPECFVCRECFTPFVNGSFFEHDGQPYCEVHYHERRGSLCSGCQKPITGRCITAMAKKFHPEHFVCAFCLKQLNKGTFKEQNDKPYCHGCFVKLFS comes from the exons ATGGACGATTTAG ATGCTTTGCTGGCAGACTTGGAATCAACAACATCCCACATCTCAAAGCGTCCAGTCTTTCTACCTGATGAAACTCCGTACTCCATCCCCACTGGAGGAAAGTCCTTCCAAGATGTGTCAGCACCTCCCCCACTTCCTCCCCCACCCTCAGCAGAGGCTCTGAACGGCACCCTGACAGATCAGCCCAATTCCCACCACTCATCTCAGCAA tcTTTAGGTTCAGCCCAGAAGAGCTCGTGGTCCAGGGACAGCAGCAGTTCTCCCATATCTCACGCTGAAGAGGACCACGTTTACAG TTTTCCAAACAAACACAAGACATCAGACTCGTCCTCTGCAGCAATGACGTCTGGCCTGGGCAGTAACCTGTCTGAGCTGGACAGACTTCTGCTGGAACTCAATGCAGTCCAACAAAGCTCCCCTTCCTTCCCCACCACAG AAGAGGCAGCTCCACCTTTACCATCCTGCAGCATCACTCACTTTGAAAATGGGGGCGCCCCTGAGATCCTCGTCAGCCCCCCGTCTCAGGAGACATCAAAGAGAAACGGGGCAAAGCTGGAGGAATCCCGACCCACGGTGAAGAGTCTGCTGGACGAGCTCGAAGGCTCCGTGCCTTCACCGAG CCCTCCTGCTCGTCACGGTGACTTGGATACGCCATCGCAACAACAAGCCCGGATTTCAGCTTCCTGTGCCACGAGGGAACTGGATGAACTGATGGCCTCTTTGTCTGACTTTAAG CCTAATTCTTGGGGGGCTTTGCAAGACCCAGCACCCTCCAGCTTTCCTTCAGTTTCCTCCCCTGTCACCCCGGTGCCTCCCTCTTCCTTCAGTCTGTCCCACCCACCTGCCTCTGCTCTCCTCTCGTTGTCTGCCGGTTTAGAGCTGCACATAGACGAGGATGGAGGCAGCGGTGGGAGGTTGCTGCCTCGTCCAGGCCGGCTTCCTGCTCACAGTCCTGCGTCCTCGCTCTCCGCAGCGAGCGACATGGACCTGGACTCTCAGATCGATGTTTCTGCCTCCATGCTGGCTTCACAAACCAAGACCCTGCTAGTGCTCTCTCAGTCTGCTCCCTCTAACTCCAGTTTGTTGTCAAATGGCTCGAGTCCGTCCAACACCGCCAACCTCTTTGCCTCTTCTGTGGACACTGTCCTGGACCAGAAGGTCTCCAAGTCCCCCAGCCTGTCTGGGGAGCGGATCTCGCCATCAGCTTCTGTTGGTAAAGTGTCTTGTGCTGCGGAAGAGTCTGCCTGCTTCAATgacaataattttaatttttataccTCACTTCCTTCAAGAAGGCTCACTCCTCCAGACTCGTTACCCCTTCCTGTTGCTGTGTCACAACCGTCCGCATACAGCCCGTCCAAAATGTCCTCGCCATCTCCGGTCTCCTCAGTGATGGTGCCCTCCCCTCCTAAGTTCACCAGCACCAGCAGACAGCTGTCACCAATAGCCCAGTGCGACACCCCTCTCACTGTGCAGCAGCCTTCCCTGGACGAGGCCTTGGACAAGCTGCTGGAAATGAGCTTCAGCTCCAACCACACAGGAGAGGAGGCGCACCTGAGCATGGACACGTGTCACCTTCACGGAGGAGTGCAGGAGGAGCTCATCCTGCCAATGGACAGAAGCGACGTGCAGCCGGACACTTTCACCGGAGCGACCAACACTCTCACGGACTACTCGCTGGACGGGGGCACCGAGGGGAACGGAGACCTGGATTGGGCTGATGAGGAGCTGTCCATGTCCCTGCGCGACGGGCTGGACGGCACCATGACGCCGTACACCGAGAGGCTGTACACAGACGGCAGCATGACGCCGCTGACCGAGGCCAGCTGGATGGATGAGTCCATGACCCCCTCCTCGTGCCCGGGGAGCCCTGACGTTGCTCTGGACCTCCCTCTGCTTCAGACTCCCACTATCGACCGAGTGTCTGCAACAGGACAT ATCAAATCAGTCATCAGGCGTACTAAGGAGACGCCCAACGTTCACCCCATGTACCGGGACGGCCACTTACGCAGGAAGATGGGGCCCATCATCGTGAACAAAAACAGCTCCCAGGACCGCCTCATAGAGGAGCTGCAGGGGAAGCTGGGGATCGCTCGCTCAGAGCGGCGGCGCAAACAGTCTGATGACTGGCTGACCGAAGGCGTCGTGATCACCTCCAAACCTCAGCGTTTCCGTCCTGAAGGGGGTTCCACTGACGTGGACAAG ATCGTACTTCCCCCGGAGTCACCTCTCCCCGCCAGGAGAGTACTCCCTCCTCTGTCTCCCCCCGCCTCTCGCCGACCCCCCGTTGTAGAAGAACCTAAGGTACAACTCCCACTTCAGCACCCCCCTGTCCCGataccaccacctcctcctccacctgcctGCACCCCCCCACAAACCACCCAGGAGCCAGCTCCCGCTGCGCCGCTACAAATTAAAACAACCCCGCTTCCACAAGCCCCAATTCAGGACCCTCCAGCTCCAAAACTGGAGCCCCCTCCTGTTCTCAACGCCCCAACCAGACCACCTCCAGTGGAGCCCGTACAACCAGCTGCACCCAAAGTCCTGGTGTCTGTAGGCTGCCAAACCGAGTATGACCCAATCTTCCCTCCGATGCAG ATTATGGCACAAGGGAAAGGCGGTGCTCCCGGCGGGCCTCCAACACAGGTCAACAAGCTGGACAACATGCTGGGCAGCCTGCAGTCTGACCTCCACAAACTCGGGGTTCAGACGGTGGCTAAAGGAGTCTGCGGGGCCTGCTGCAAGCCCATTGTGGGACAA GTGGTGACTGCCATGGGCCGCACGTGGCACCCTGAACACTTCGTGTGCACGCACTGTCAGGAGGAGATAGGCTCCAGGAACTTTTTCGAGCGGGAAGGACAGCCGTACTGCGAGAAAGACTACCATAATCTGTTCTCTCCACGGTGCTACTACTGCAACGGTCCCATACTGGAT AAAGTGGTAACGGCGCTGGACCGGACATGGCATCCTGAACACTTCTTCTGCGCTCAGTGTGGATCCTTCTTTGGCCCAGAAG GTTTTCATGAAAAGGATGGAAAAGCTTATTGCAGGAAGGATTACTTTGACATGTTTGCGCCAAAATGCGGCGGCTGTGCCAGAGCCATTCTGGAAAATTACATCTCTGCGCTGAACTGCCTCTGGCATCCCGAGTGTTTTGTTTGCAGA GAGTGCTTCACCCCATTTGTGAACGGAAGTTTCTTCGAGCACGACGGCCAGCCCTACTGTGAAGTGCACTACCACGAGCGGCGCGGCTCCCTCTGCTCCGGCTGCCAGAAGCCCATCACAGGACGCTGCATCACAGCCATGGCCAAGAAGTTCCACCCGGAGCACTTCGTCTGCGCCTTCTGCTTGAAGCAGCTCAACAAAGGCACCTTCAAAGAGCAGAACGACAAACCCTACTGTCACGGCTGCTTCGTCAAACTTTTCAGTTAG
- the rnf181 gene encoding E3 ubiquitin-protein ligase RNF181, with protein sequence MASYFDEHNCEPTNAEEQYRQNALLELARSLMQGLDLFDSGALDLSDWDQRLPPPAAKTAVQTLTVVIISAEQADKGVKCPVCLLEFEEQETVREMPCKHLFHSSCILPWLGKTNSCPLCRLELPTDNPEYEEFKKDKERRKQREHRLEHLHGAMYT encoded by the exons ATGGCTTCTTACTTTGACGAACACAACTGTGAGCCCACCAACGCGGAGGAACAGTACCGGCAGAACGCTCTGCTTGAGCTGGCCAG GTCTTTGATGCAGGGTTTGGACTTGTTTGACTCCGGGGCGTTAGACCTGTCAGACTGGGACCAGCGGCTTCCTCCACCAGCTGCTAAAACTGCCGTTCAGACCCTGACTGTGGTCATCATTTCAGCAGAACAAGCAG ACAAAGGAGTCAAATGTCCCGTGTGTTTGCTGGAGTTCGAGGAACAAGAAACGGTTCGAGAAATGCCTTGCAAGCATCTTTTCCACTCAAGTTGCATCTTGCCGTGGTTGGGCAAG ACTAACTCCTGTCCTCTTTGCCGACTTGAATTACCGACTGACAATCCAGAATATGAGGAGTTTAAAAAAGACAAG gagagaagaaaacagaggGAGCACCGACTGGAGCACCTTCATGGAGCCATGTACACATGA